The following proteins come from a genomic window of Enterococcus gilvus ATCC BAA-350:
- a CDS encoding TetR/AcrR family transcriptional regulator gives MKSNSRGYKNLSQEYITKALLALMEEKAYDEISITEITKKAQLARRTFYLNFSSKQEILDGYLEVLFMDFMDSLRQTKEADLYHKALAYFNFWESRRRFVLLLEKNQLFEGLIKKYTEKLADQQYFNSFKDLGKDLSEKELEILILFNAAGLWKMLEYWALTNNQESAEDMARIFCKIVRNE, from the coding sequence ATGAAGTCAAACAGTCGAGGATATAAGAATTTATCTCAGGAATATATTACGAAGGCTCTTTTAGCGTTAATGGAAGAAAAAGCCTATGACGAAATCAGTATCACTGAAATAACAAAAAAGGCGCAACTGGCACGAAGAACCTTTTATTTGAACTTTTCCTCGAAACAAGAGATATTAGACGGCTATCTTGAGGTCCTATTCATGGATTTTATGGATTCATTGCGTCAAACCAAGGAGGCGGACCTTTATCATAAAGCACTCGCCTATTTTAACTTTTGGGAGTCACGACGGAGGTTTGTCCTTCTCCTCGAGAAGAATCAGCTTTTTGAAGGACTGATCAAAAAATACACAGAAAAGCTGGCGGATCAGCAATACTTCAATTCGTTTAAAGATCTTGGGAAAGACCTGTCTGAAAAAGAACTCGAAATTTTGATCCTTTTTAACGCGGCGGGGCTATGGAAAATGCTGGAATATTGGGCATTAACGAACAACCAAGAATCTGCTGAAGACATGGCGCGAATCTTTTGTAAAATCGTAAGGAATGAGTAA
- a CDS encoding SDR family NAD(P)-dependent oxidoreductase has translation MTTYQQPKTHWTTKDIPDLTGKIALISGGSSGIGLEAARALAEKGAEVHLSARNAQRGQDARDHLIEATGNRHIYYHTLDLSSLAVIKKFSEDSPLDRLDILINSAGLMMPAERSVTVDGFEMMWATNYLGGLYLTIQLLALLKRSEAARVVNLTSLPAGHPKIDLTNVDGHNYSAWTIYLETKLAQAQIARKLDQVFTEKRYPITMMAANPGVAATNLVTKNAGATSTSTAMRMGALLFRVFPSIRQSAAEGALPTLYAATDPHAQGGAVYSPNNRQNTKGYPALWKWNETPEMTDQQALDQLLEESLKLLKLPASVL, from the coding sequence ATGACAACGTATCAGCAACCAAAAACTCATTGGACAACAAAGGACATCCCTGATTTGACTGGAAAAATCGCTTTAATTAGCGGTGGAAGCAGCGGCATCGGTCTTGAAGCAGCCAGAGCATTAGCTGAAAAGGGTGCGGAGGTCCATCTCTCCGCACGAAATGCGCAAAGAGGTCAAGACGCCAGGGATCATCTGATCGAAGCTACAGGAAACCGCCATATTTATTACCACACGTTGGATTTGAGCAGCTTAGCTGTCATCAAGAAATTCAGCGAAGATAGTCCCCTTGATCGTCTAGATATTCTGATCAATAGCGCTGGTTTGATGATGCCGGCGGAACGATCTGTCACCGTGGACGGGTTCGAAATGATGTGGGCTACAAACTATTTAGGCGGACTTTATTTGACCATCCAGCTTTTGGCTCTTTTGAAGCGGAGCGAGGCCGCTCGTGTCGTGAATTTGACGTCGTTGCCGGCTGGTCATCCTAAGATCGATTTGACCAATGTAGATGGCCACAATTACAGCGCTTGGACCATTTACTTAGAGACCAAACTAGCGCAAGCGCAAATCGCTCGCAAGCTAGACCAAGTCTTCACCGAAAAAAGGTACCCCATCACAATGATGGCGGCAAATCCTGGTGTTGCCGCAACCAATCTAGTGACAAAAAACGCTGGGGCCACCTCCACCTCCACCGCAATGCGCATGGGGGCGCTTTTGTTTCGGGTATTCCCCAGCATCCGACAAAGTGCCGCAGAAGGTGCATTGCCCACGCTCTATGCAGCAACAGATCCCCATGCCCAAGGAGGTGCCGTCTATTCACCGAACAATCGTCAAAATACCAAGGGCTATCCCGCCTTGTGGAAATGGAACGAGACACCAGAAATGACGGATCAGCAGGCATTAGATCAGCTATTGGAGGAGTCCTTGAAACTCTTAAAGCTGCCGGCTTCTGTGCTATAG
- a CDS encoding histidine phosphatase family protein → MKKKLYLMRHGETLFNQLKKVQGACDSPLTENGIQQALRAKSYFKETGIHFDHLYASTQERACDTLELVTDSKNYQRLKELKEMNFGSFEGEQQFLQPEGKAYFESFYLQFGGESTLDVQRRVTQALHHIMSQEDHQKVLAVSHNGACVSFLQSVWSGDEHVLVRPFPNCTIFDLTYENDRFQLEDIIDPVTNQRIVLPTA, encoded by the coding sequence ATGAAAAAGAAATTATATTTGATGCGTCACGGGGAGACGCTTTTTAATCAATTAAAAAAAGTGCAAGGAGCTTGTGATTCGCCCTTGACTGAAAATGGTATCCAGCAAGCGTTGCGGGCAAAAAGTTATTTTAAAGAGACCGGTATCCACTTTGATCACCTCTATGCTTCGACCCAAGAGCGGGCCTGTGACACCTTGGAGCTGGTTACTGACAGTAAAAACTATCAGCGGTTGAAAGAGCTGAAGGAGATGAACTTCGGTTCTTTCGAGGGGGAGCAGCAGTTTTTACAGCCGGAAGGAAAAGCGTATTTTGAATCCTTTTATCTGCAATTCGGTGGAGAATCGACCTTAGATGTTCAAAGGCGCGTCACGCAGGCCTTGCATCATATTATGAGCCAAGAGGATCATCAAAAAGTGCTCGCCGTCTCTCATAATGGCGCCTGTGTAAGCTTTCTTCAATCCGTCTGGTCTGGAGACGAGCACGTGTTGGTGCGCCCCTTCCCGAATTGCACGATTTTCGACTTGACCTACGAAAATGATCGTTTTCAATTGGAGGACATTATTGATCCTGTGACGAATCAACGGATCGTTTTGCCTACCGCCTAA
- a CDS encoding aldo/keto reductase, whose amino-acid sequence MLKETYTLTNGVEIPKIGYGTWKIANDQATEKVLEAIEAGYRHIDTAQAYGNEAGVGAAIKKTTVPREELFLTTKLAAEIKEYDGAVKAIDDSLKKLGVDVIDLMIIHSPKPWAEFHGEEHYFEGNLAAWRALEEAYQAGKLRAIGVSNFEIVDLENLLKHSKTKPAVNQLLAHIGQTPFDVIEFSQKQEILVEAYSPIAHGAMLKSKTITALADKYKVSIPQLAIRYCLQLGLLPLPKTENPAHMKNNAEVDFEISDEDMEKLARVTSDFDYGKNNDMPVFRRVLG is encoded by the coding sequence ATGTTAAAAGAGACGTATACGTTAACGAATGGAGTAGAAATTCCTAAGATCGGGTATGGAACCTGGAAAATCGCGAACGACCAGGCGACTGAAAAAGTGCTGGAAGCAATTGAAGCAGGCTATCGCCACATTGACACGGCACAGGCTTATGGCAATGAAGCAGGCGTCGGCGCAGCGATCAAAAAAACAACGGTACCAAGAGAAGAGCTGTTCCTCACCACCAAGCTTGCGGCAGAAATCAAAGAGTATGACGGTGCGGTGAAGGCCATCGATGACTCACTGAAAAAATTAGGCGTAGATGTTATTGACCTAATGATCATTCACAGTCCGAAACCTTGGGCAGAATTTCATGGCGAGGAGCACTATTTTGAAGGAAATCTCGCGGCTTGGCGTGCACTAGAAGAAGCCTATCAAGCAGGAAAATTGCGTGCCATCGGCGTCTCCAACTTTGAGATTGTCGACTTGGAAAATCTATTAAAACATTCTAAAACCAAGCCCGCGGTGAATCAGTTGCTTGCCCATATTGGTCAAACCCCATTTGATGTCATCGAGTTTTCCCAGAAGCAGGAGATTCTTGTCGAAGCCTATTCACCCATCGCCCATGGGGCGATGCTGAAAAGCAAGACAATCACTGCTTTAGCGGACAAATACAAGGTCTCCATTCCGCAATTGGCGATTCGCTACTGCTTACAGCTGGGTCTGTTGCCATTACCAAAAACGGAAAATCCAGCGCACATGAAGAACAACGCCGAGGTAGATTTCGAAATTTCCGATGAGGACATGGAAAAATTAGCTCGTGTAACAAGCGATTTTGATTATGGCAAGAATAACGACATGCCTGTCTTTCGCAGAGTTTTAGGATAA
- a CDS encoding cyclophilin-like fold protein has translation MSILRVILLFYITLAALTACAKPSVDTASISSNDTQWTMNGHPLQIELEDTEASWQLSEVLPDQFVMQDLNGNEKYYTLPKRLPTSETQVERIEAGDVMLYGNRTLVVFYRCFSTNYSYTRIGRVKNNEKLADQLGKGDAMVEPRSDERKE, from the coding sequence ATGTCTATTTTGCGAGTGATTTTGTTATTTTATATAACACTGGCAGCCCTGACTGCTTGCGCAAAACCTTCTGTCGATACTGCCTCGATTTCCAGCAATGACACCCAGTGGACAATGAATGGGCATCCGCTACAAATAGAACTGGAGGATACGGAAGCTAGTTGGCAGTTGTCAGAGGTTTTGCCCGATCAATTCGTGATGCAGGATTTGAACGGGAATGAGAAGTATTATACACTCCCGAAACGTTTGCCGACGAGTGAAACGCAAGTCGAAAGGATTGAAGCAGGAGACGTGATGTTGTACGGTAATAGGACCCTCGTTGTCTTTTACCGCTGCTTTTCAACCAATTATTCCTACACACGAATCGGTCGGGTGAAGAATAACGAAAAGTTAGCGGATCAGCTAGGCAAAGGGGACGCAATGGTGGAACCACGCAGTGATGAAAGGAAGGAATAA